One Loxodonta africana isolate mLoxAfr1 chromosome 4, mLoxAfr1.hap2, whole genome shotgun sequence genomic region harbors:
- the LOC135231334 gene encoding complement C1s subcomponent-like has product MYGEILSPNYPQAYPNEIEKSWDIEVPEGYGIHLYFTHLDIELSENCAYDSVQVYYEHMKIRDGKPGPGWWDERGIDGVPQIMSGGLQERILCGQRTSKNRNSPIVEEFQVPYNKLQVIFKSDFFNEERFTGFAAYYVAVAVDCGTPEPIRNGKAKNPGGEYHCSGNGSWVNAVLGTELPKCVPVCRVPSETFVGIQRIFGGSEAKIENFPWQVFFPKPRAGGALIDERWVLTTVQVMEGNQDPMLTAERVIIHPGWEFLDDPEKRKNFDNDIALVLLKDPVKMRPTVSPICLPGTTPEYSPSVGDLGLISGWGRTEVKNHVIRLRGARLPITSLAKCQEVKRKDSKVDIGKYIFTDNMICAGGEKGVDSCEGDSGGAFAMQDPSEEDPKFYVAGLTSWGPQCGTYGIYTKVKNYIDWIMKTMQENSAPSMD; this is encoded by the exons ATGTATGGGGAGATCCTGTCTCCTAACTATCCTCAGGCATATCCCAATGAGATAGAGAAATCTTGGGATATAGAAGTTCCTGAAGGGTACGGGATTCATCTCTACTTCACCCATCTGGACATAGAGCTCTCAGAGAACTGTGCATATGACTCAGTGCAGGTATATTATGAGCACATGAAGATTAGAGATGGGAAACCAGGGCCAGGATGGTGGGATGAGAGGGGTATAGATGGAGTGCCACAG ATAATGTCAGGAGGCCTTCAAGAAAGGATACTCTGTGGACAGAGGACCAGCAAGAATCGCAACTCCCCAATTGTGGAAGAGTTCCAAGTCCCATACAATAAACTCCAGGTGATCTTTAAATCAGACTTCTTCAATGAAGAGCGTTTCACTGGATTTGCTGCATACTATGTTGCCGTAG CTGTGGACTGTGGTACTCCTGAACCCATTCGGAATGGTAAAGCCAAAAATCCAGGAG GGGAGTATCACTGCAGTGGTAATGGAAGCTGGGTGAATGCGGTGCTGGGCACAGAGCTGCCGAAATGTGTTCCAG TCTGCCGAGTCCCCAGTGAGACCTTTGTGGGAATACAGAGAATATTTGGAGGATCCGAAGCAAAGATTGAAAATTTCCCCTGGCAAGTTTTCTTCCCAAAGCCACGGGCTGGTGGAGCTCTCATTGACGAGCGCTGGGTGCTGACGACCGTTCAGGTCATGGAGGGAAACCAGGACCCA ATGCTCACTGCTGAGCGTGTGATTATTCATCCTGGCTGGGAATTCCTGGATGACCCAGAAAAGCGAAAGAATTTTGACAATGACATTGCATTAGTGCTGCTGAAAGACCCAGTGAAAATGAGACCCACTGTCTCTCCCATCTGTCTGCCAGGCACTACCCCAGAATATAGCCCCTCAGTGGGAGACCTGGGACTGATCTCAGGCTGGGGCCGAACAGAGGTAAAAAATCATGTTATCCGACTCCGAGGGGCAAGGTTACCCATAACTTCCTTAGCAAAGTGCCAGGAGGTGAAGCGGAAAGATTCCAAAGTGGATATAGGGAAGTACATTTTCACTGATAACATGATCTGTGCTGGAGGTGAGAAGGGGGTTGATAGCTGTGAAGGGGACAGTGGTGGGGCCTTTGCTATGCAAGACCCCAGTGAAGAGGACCCCAAATTCTATGTAGCTGGCCTGACATCCTGGGGCCCCCAGTGTGGGACTTACGGGATCTACACAAAGGTGAAGAACTACATTGATTGGATAATGAAGACTATGCAGGAAAACAGCGCCCCCAGTATGGACTAA